The Corallococcus caeni genomic interval AGGCCGCCAGGCGCAACAAGCCGACGAACGGCGCATGAACGCGAGGGGCCGCGCCAACAATCGCGGCCCCAGGCCCGTTCAGGCCCACAGCTCCTGCTCCAGCGTGTCGAGCAGCGCCAGCGCGACCTCGGGCGTGGGCAGCCCCGCTTCGGTGACGAGCGCGGCATCGACCGGCACCGCGACCTCCGCGCGCAGCAGGGCCACCGCGCGCTTCCGTGCCTCGCGCAGCGCCTCCTGCTCCGGAGCGGACAGCCGCGAGCGCACCCACCGGTCGATGTCCCACGACAGGCCCGCGTGCCGCGTCTCGTCCTCGGCGATGCGGACCATGGCCTCGCGCACCTCGGCGTCGCGCGCGTGGAGGGCCTGGTGGTGGGCCACCAGCGCGCCGTACGTCTCGCGCACGCACCCCTCCACGGCGTTGTCCAACGCGACTTCGTCCAGCGGCCGCGGCGGCACGGCCGCGACGGAAGGCGGCGGAGGTGTGGCCCCGAAGCGGCGCGCGAGTCGTCCCGTCATCTCCGTGTGCAGGACCTCGTCCACCGCGCTCGCGAGCGCCGCGTCCTGGAGAGCCGCCTCCGCGCCGTGCAGGGCCAGCTCCTCCCGCAGCCGCAGGAAGGCATGGATGGACGCGGCCTCCAGGTGCGCCGTCTGGGCGAAGTAGTGCCCCAGCGCGTCCTCGCAGCCGCCAGCGACGGTGCCCTGGAGCCCCACGGGCCGGCGGCCCACGGCGCAGTTGCCGTTGCCCTTCTCCAGCACGTGATCCTCGAGCTCATCCACCTTGCCATTGGTGGATACGCGGACCACGTACTGGATCAGGTCGGAGCCCTCACCGCACGCGAAGCCCTTCGTGCCGACGACGTTGAAGCTGCCATCCTTGTTCCGCTTCACCGCTCCCCGCTCCAGCGTGTCGCAGCTCAGGCTGTAGCCCGCGGCGAAGGCCAGGAGCGCCGCGTCCTGCGAGGTGTCGACGGTGCCGATCAACTGCTGGAGCGACTCCAGCGTCGACCACGCCTTCACCTCGTCGCCGCGCGTCGTCGCCAGGAAGTAGTTCGAGCAGACCTGGATGCATGCGCCATGAAAACCGTCCGTGGACCGCGCGTTCTCCAGCGCGGTCTGACAGGCCGGAGCGTCGGCCGCAGTCGCGCAGGCCTCACCCGTCGTGGCCTGCGTCTCGTACGTGGGCCCCGGCGGGTCGGCCACCGGATCGAAGTTGTACGAAATGGCACGGAGCGCGACGTAGTCCTGCGCCGGCTGGATGCTCAGGTCGTCGATGGCGGGCGCACCCTGCGGCGTGCACTCGACGTTCGAGTACCCCGACAGGTTCGTGCTGCCAGTGCCACAGCCCGCCAGCACCAGCGGCGTCGCGAGCGAGGCCCGCAGCGCACGAGAGAACAGCTGCCGCAACCGGTTCGTGTTCATGGACGACTCCCGTAGGACGAGGTGTCCCGCGAGCAGAGCAATGGCGATGCCATCGCCGTGCTCCCTCTGCGAGACGCCTCCCCACGGGCGTATCCGCGTGCTCGGAAAACCGAGGCGCCTTCAGAAAGCTGAGGCCAGCTCCGGGGACAAGGGGACGGTCCGTATCAAACCGGCTGGGGCGTGCGGAACAAGGGGGCACCCAATGCCGCCCCGTTGACGCCGCCGTCGACGAACAGATCCTGGCCGCTCACGTAGGACGCCTCGTCGGACGCGAGGAAGAGCACGGTCCTGGCGATCTCCTCCGGCTTGCCCATGCGCCCCATGGGAATGGTGGCGGACATGCCGCGCTCCATCTTCGCGAAGGCCTCCGGCGTGGGCGCGTTCTTCTCCCAGATGGGGGTGAGCGTCGCGCCCGGTGACACGACGTTGACCCGCACGCCCCTGGACGCGAACTCCGCGGCCAGCACGCTCGCCATCGCCTTCAGCGCGCCCTTGCTCGCCGCATAGGCCGAGTACCCCGGCATGCCCAGCTCGCTGTGCACCGAGCTGGTGAGGATGACCGACGCGCCGGCCTTCAGGTGCGGCGCCGCGGCCTGCACCGTGAAGAACACGCCCGTGACGTTGGTCTGGAGGACGGACGCGAACGCCTCGTGCGTCGTCTTCCCCACGTACGTCTGCGCCGCGACGCCCGCGTTCGCGAACACCACGTCCAGCCCGCCGAACCGCTCCACCGTCGCGGCCACCGCGCGCTCCAGGGCCGCCGGATCCGTGGCGTCCGCCTGGACCGCCAGCACGTCCCCGCCCAGTTCCTTC includes:
- a CDS encoding ferritin-like domain-containing protein, which produces MNTNRLRQLFSRALRASLATPLVLAGCGTGSTNLSGYSNVECTPQGAPAIDDLSIQPAQDYVALRAISYNFDPVADPPGPTYETQATTGEACATAADAPACQTALENARSTDGFHGACIQVCSNYFLATTRGDEVKAWSTLESLQQLIGTVDTSQDAALLAFAAGYSLSCDTLERGAVKRNKDGSFNVVGTKGFACGEGSDLIQYVVRVSTNGKVDELEDHVLEKGNGNCAVGRRPVGLQGTVAGGCEDALGHYFAQTAHLEAASIHAFLRLREELALHGAEAALQDAALASAVDEVLHTEMTGRLARRFGATPPPPSVAAVPPRPLDEVALDNAVEGCVRETYGALVAHHQALHARDAEVREAMVRIAEDETRHAGLSWDIDRWVRSRLSAPEQEALREARKRAVALLRAEVAVPVDAALVTEAGLPTPEVALALLDTLEQELWA
- a CDS encoding SDR family NAD(P)-dependent oxidoreductase is translated as MRLKGKTALITGGNSGIGLATARLFVAEGARVAITGRNRETLDAAVKELGGDVLAVQADATDPAALERAVAATVERFGGLDVVFANAGVAAQTYVGKTTHEAFASVLQTNVTGVFFTVQAAAPHLKAGASVILTSSVHSELGMPGYSAYAASKGALKAMASVLAAEFASRGVRVNVVSPGATLTPIWEKNAPTPEAFAKMERGMSATIPMGRMGKPEEIARTVLFLASDEASYVSGQDLFVDGGVNGAALGAPLFRTPQPV